In Lycium ferocissimum isolate CSIRO_LF1 chromosome 11, AGI_CSIRO_Lferr_CH_V1, whole genome shotgun sequence, a single genomic region encodes these proteins:
- the LOC132037035 gene encoding serine/threonine-protein kinase STY13-like isoform X1, with amino-acid sequence MLEAPKFGGLNIDLNENHDHYGLSQNFYHKLGEGSNMSIDSYGSLQMSNGGGSVAMSMDNSSVGSNDSHTRILNHQGLKRVHNNYSVAASVNKGKASHGLSDDALAKALMDPRFPTNGLENYDEWTIDLRKLNMGPAFAQGAFGKLYKGTYNGEDVAIKLLERPENDLERAQLMEQQFQQEVMMLANLKHPNIVRFIGGCRKPMVWCIVTEYAKGGSVRQFLNKRQNRSVPLKLAVKQALDVARGMEYVHGLNLIHRDLKSDNLLIAADKSIKIADFGVARIEVQTEGMTPETGTYRWMAPEMIQHRPYTQKVDVYSFGIVLWELITGMLPFQNMTAVQAAFAVVNKCVRPTIPSDCLPVLGEIMTRCWDANPDNRPPFSQVVRMLEVAETEILTTVRKARFRCCISQPMTTD; translated from the exons ATGTTGGAGGCTCCAAAGTTTGGGGGACTTAATATAGACTTAAATGAAAACCATGATCATTATGGATTGTCGCAAAACTTTTACCATAAGCTTGGTGAGGGATCAAACATGTCAATCGACAGTTATGGGAGCTTGCAGATGAGCAATGGTGGAGGTTCAGTTGCAATGTCGATGGATAACAGCAGTGTTGGATCAAATGATTCGCACACTCGTATTTTGAACCACCAGGGTCTCAAGCGTGTCCACAATAACTATTCTGTTGCAGCTAGTGTAAATAAGGGGAAAGCTTCTCATGGGTTGAGTGACGATGCCCTAGCTAAAGCTTTGATGGATCCTCGATTTCCTACCAATGGGCTTGAGAATTATGATGAGTGGACAATTGATTTGAGGAAGCTCAACATGGGGCCTGCTTTTGCTCAGGGGGCTTTTGGGAAACTATACAAGGGAACTTACAATGGTGAGGATGTTGCTATCAAGCTTCTAGAGAGGCCAGAGAATGATCTTGAGAGGGCTCAGTTGATGGAGCAACAGTTTCAGCAGGAAGTGATGATGTTGGCAAATTTGAAACATCCAAATATTGTTCGGTTTATCGGTGGATGCCGTAAACCCATGGTGTGGTGTATTGTCACTGAATATGCTAAAGGAGGATCAGTTCGTCAATTTCTCAATAAGCGACAAAATCGATCTGTGCCCTTGAAGTTAGCAGTGAAGCAGGCCTTGGATGTGGCAAGGGGTATGGAATATGTGCATGGCTTGAATCTGATACATCGTGACCTGAAATCTGACAACCTACTAATTGCTGCTGATAAATCAATCAAGATTGCGGACTTTGGGGTTGCTCGTATTGAGGTGCAGACAGAAGGAATGACACCAGAGACTGGAACATACCGCTGGATGGCTCC GGAGATGATCCAGCACCGACCATACACACAAAAAGTTGATGTTTATAGCTTTGGCATTGTTCTGTGGGAGCTCATTACGGGGATGCTTCCCTTCCAGAACATGACTGCTGTGCAGGCTGCGTTTGCAGTTGTCAACAAATGTGTCCGTCCAACCATCCCCAGTGATTGTTTGCCTGTCCTAGGCGAAATCATGACTCGCTGCTGGGATGCTAACCCTGACAACAGACCACCCTTCTCTCAGGTGGTCAGAATGCTTGAGGTTGCCGAAACAGAGATCTTGACAACGGTCAGAAAGGCCCGTTTCAGGTGCTGCATCAGTCAACCCATGACTACAGATTGA
- the LOC132037035 gene encoding serine/threonine-protein kinase STY13-like isoform X2, whose amino-acid sequence MLEAPKFGGLNIDLNENHDHYGLSQNFYHKLGEGSNMSIDSYGSLQMSNGGGSVAMSMDNSSVGSNDSHTRILNHQGLKRVHNNYSVAASVNKGKASHGLSDDALAKALMDPRFPTNGLENYDEWTIDLRKLNMGPAFAQGAFGKLYKGTYNGEDVAIKLLERPENDLERAQLMEQQFQQEVMMLANLKHPNIVRFIGGCRKPMVWCIVTEYAKGGSVRQFLNKRQNRSVPLKLAVKQALDVARGMEYVHGLNLIHRDLKSDNLLIAADKSIKIADFGVARIEVQTEGMTPETGTYRWMAPSYGPKFCLLVLGSNLVS is encoded by the exons ATGTTGGAGGCTCCAAAGTTTGGGGGACTTAATATAGACTTAAATGAAAACCATGATCATTATGGATTGTCGCAAAACTTTTACCATAAGCTTGGTGAGGGATCAAACATGTCAATCGACAGTTATGGGAGCTTGCAGATGAGCAATGGTGGAGGTTCAGTTGCAATGTCGATGGATAACAGCAGTGTTGGATCAAATGATTCGCACACTCGTATTTTGAACCACCAGGGTCTCAAGCGTGTCCACAATAACTATTCTGTTGCAGCTAGTGTAAATAAGGGGAAAGCTTCTCATGGGTTGAGTGACGATGCCCTAGCTAAAGCTTTGATGGATCCTCGATTTCCTACCAATGGGCTTGAGAATTATGATGAGTGGACAATTGATTTGAGGAAGCTCAACATGGGGCCTGCTTTTGCTCAGGGGGCTTTTGGGAAACTATACAAGGGAACTTACAATGGTGAGGATGTTGCTATCAAGCTTCTAGAGAGGCCAGAGAATGATCTTGAGAGGGCTCAGTTGATGGAGCAACAGTTTCAGCAGGAAGTGATGATGTTGGCAAATTTGAAACATCCAAATATTGTTCGGTTTATCGGTGGATGCCGTAAACCCATGGTGTGGTGTATTGTCACTGAATATGCTAAAGGAGGATCAGTTCGTCAATTTCTCAATAAGCGACAAAATCGATCTGTGCCCTTGAAGTTAGCAGTGAAGCAGGCCTTGGATGTGGCAAGGGGTATGGAATATGTGCATGGCTTGAATCTGATACATCGTGACCTGAAATCTGACAACCTACTAATTGCTGCTGATAAATCAATCAAGATTGCGGACTTTGGGGTTGCTCGTATTGAGGTGCAGACAGAAGGAATGACACCAGAGACTGGAACATACCGCTGGATGGCTCC GTCCTACGGTCCTAAATTTTGCCTCTTGGTACTGGGCTCTAATCTGGTAAGTTGA